The Nocardia arthritidis genome has a window encoding:
- the lat gene encoding L-lysine 6-transaminase, whose protein sequence is MTLELERTRAGGDITSVTPADRVHEILSANILADGFDLVLDLRQSRGCRLVDERDGTSYLDMFGFFASNALGMNHPALADDEEFRAELATAALNKPSNSDIYTVEMARFVETFARVLGDPRLPHLFFIDGGALAVENALKVAFDWKSRHNEIHGRPAELGTKVLHLTGAFHGRTGYTLSLTNTDPTKTARFPKFDWPRIDAPVLGDGVDIEAAEAKALDQARRAFAENPHDIACFIAEPIQGEGGDRHMRPEFLRSIQRLCHENDALFILDEVQTGVGMTGTTWAYQQLGLEPDVVAFGKKTQVCGIMAGGRVDEVPDNVFRVSSRINSTWGGNLTDMVRTRRILEVLEADGLVERSRALGAHLLDRLGVLADEHSSVSEPRGRGLMCAITLATPELRDRVLTALREQEHVLILGTGERGIRFRPPLTVTAAEIDAAVDALARVLETLG, encoded by the coding sequence GTGACCCTCGAACTGGAGCGCACCCGCGCGGGTGGTGACATCACCTCGGTCACCCCCGCCGACCGGGTGCATGAGATCTTGTCCGCGAACATCCTCGCCGACGGGTTCGACCTTGTGCTGGATCTACGGCAATCCCGTGGCTGCCGGCTGGTCGATGAACGCGACGGCACGTCCTATCTGGACATGTTCGGCTTCTTCGCGTCCAACGCGCTGGGTATGAACCACCCGGCGCTGGCCGACGACGAGGAGTTCCGCGCCGAACTGGCCACCGCCGCACTCAACAAACCGAGTAACTCCGATATCTACACCGTCGAGATGGCGAGGTTCGTGGAAACCTTCGCCCGGGTACTCGGCGATCCGCGCCTGCCGCACCTGTTCTTCATCGACGGCGGCGCGCTCGCCGTGGAGAACGCGCTCAAGGTCGCCTTCGACTGGAAGAGCAGGCATAACGAAATCCACGGCCGCCCAGCCGAACTCGGCACCAAGGTGCTGCACCTCACCGGCGCGTTCCACGGCCGCACCGGTTACACCCTCTCGCTCACCAACACCGATCCGACGAAGACGGCGCGCTTCCCCAAATTCGACTGGCCGCGCATCGACGCGCCGGTACTCGGCGACGGCGTCGACATCGAGGCGGCCGAGGCGAAAGCGCTCGACCAGGCGCGTCGCGCCTTCGCCGAAAACCCGCACGACATAGCGTGTTTCATCGCCGAACCGATTCAGGGCGAGGGCGGCGACCGGCATATGCGGCCGGAATTCTTACGGTCCATCCAACGGCTGTGCCATGAGAACGACGCGCTGTTCATCCTCGACGAGGTGCAGACCGGCGTCGGCATGACCGGAACCACCTGGGCCTACCAGCAACTGGGCCTCGAGCCCGACGTGGTGGCCTTCGGGAAGAAGACCCAGGTGTGCGGCATCATGGCCGGCGGGCGCGTCGACGAGGTGCCGGACAACGTGTTCCGGGTCAGCTCGCGGATCAACTCCACCTGGGGCGGCAACCTCACCGATATGGTGCGTACCCGGCGCATCCTCGAGGTTTTGGAGGCCGACGGGTTGGTCGAGCGGTCCCGTGCGCTCGGCGCGCACCTGCTGGACCGGTTGGGTGTGCTCGCCGACGAGCATTCGAGCGTCAGCGAGCCGCGCGGGCGCGGGCTGATGTGCGCGATCACGCTGGCCACGCCGGAACTGCGCGACCGGGTGCTCACCGCGCTGCGCGAACAGGAGCATGTGCTGATCCTCGGCACCGGTGAGCGCGGTATCCGGTTCCGGCCGCCGCTCACCGTCACCGCGGCCGAAATCGACGCCGCGGTGGACGCCTTGGCGCGCGTGCTCGAGACGCTCGGTTAG
- a CDS encoding beta-propeller fold lactonase family protein yields the protein MNRRLAPIVVTIVLAAAGCASTSEAGSVVGRSTTSAAPAPPPHLTNLLPGMPPPLSPTDVYAADRELSPAVAEHRPLVYVPNSESHSVSVIDPNTFEVVDTFPAGGREPQHVVPAYDLQTLYVTNDLPIGSGSLLPIDPRTGKPGDPLPVRDPYNMYFTPDGKFALVVAEADKSLDFYDPHTWQRVDAMAVPDCAGIDHMDFTADGRFAVASCEFSGRMLVFDVAEHKQVKLIDLPSGSAGMPQDVKLAPDGRTFYVADMMADGVYAIDALTFENTGFIATGKGAHGLYVTRDSKQMIITNRGEGTISVWDFATNQLVRKWEIPGGGSPDMGNISADGRTFWVSGRHHGEVYAIDIVNWNLLARIPVGRGAHGLTVWPQPGRYSTGHTGVMR from the coding sequence GTGAACCGACGTCTGGCACCAATTGTCGTGACGATCGTCCTGGCGGCCGCGGGCTGCGCCTCGACCAGCGAGGCGGGTTCGGTGGTCGGCCGATCGACGACCTCGGCGGCGCCCGCACCGCCGCCACATCTGACGAACCTGCTACCCGGCATGCCGCCGCCGCTATCGCCCACCGATGTCTACGCGGCGGATCGGGAGCTCAGCCCGGCCGTCGCCGAGCATCGGCCGCTGGTCTACGTGCCCAACAGCGAATCGCATTCGGTATCGGTGATCGACCCGAACACCTTCGAGGTGGTCGACACCTTCCCGGCGGGTGGGCGGGAACCGCAGCATGTGGTCCCCGCCTACGACCTGCAGACCCTCTACGTCACCAACGATCTGCCGATCGGCAGCGGCAGCCTGCTCCCGATCGACCCACGCACCGGCAAACCCGGCGACCCGCTGCCGGTCCGCGACCCGTACAACATGTACTTCACCCCGGACGGCAAATTCGCGTTGGTCGTCGCCGAGGCGGACAAATCGCTCGACTTCTACGATCCGCACACCTGGCAGCGGGTCGACGCCATGGCGGTGCCCGACTGCGCGGGCATCGACCACATGGACTTCACCGCCGACGGCCGATTCGCCGTCGCCAGCTGTGAATTCTCCGGGCGCATGCTGGTTTTCGACGTCGCCGAGCACAAACAGGTCAAGCTGATCGACCTTCCGAGCGGCAGCGCCGGCATGCCGCAGGACGTGAAGCTCGCACCCGACGGACGCACCTTCTACGTCGCCGACATGATGGCCGACGGCGTCTACGCCATCGACGCGCTGACCTTCGAGAACACCGGATTCATCGCGACAGGCAAAGGGGCGCACGGACTTTACGTCACCCGCGATTCGAAGCAGATGATCATCACCAACCGCGGTGAGGGCACCATCTCGGTCTGGGATTTCGCGACCAACCAACTGGTGCGCAAATGGGAAATCCCCGGCGGCGGCAGCCCCGACATGGGAAACATCTCCGCCGACGGCCGCACCTTCTGGGTATCCGGACGCCACCACGGCGAGGTCTACGCGATCGACATCGTCAACTGGAACCTGTTGGCCCGCATACCCGTCGGCCGCGGAGCACACGGTCTGACGGTCTGGCCCCAGCCGGGCCGCTACTCGACCGGACATACCGGCGTCATGCGCTGA
- a CDS encoding serine/threonine-protein kinase, with product MGEERFGRYRLERLLGKGGMGQVWLAYDTVVERRVALKLLPAELATDAKYRKRFEREAEVIAALRDPHVVPIHTHGEIDGRLFIDMEFIEGIDLGVRLQTDGPIPPAVSVSVIEQVASALDAAHRVGLVHRDVKPSNIVLRADGAAYLIDFGLAHSRGQTALTATGFAMGTWAYMAPERYTGNTDGRSDVYSLACVLYECLTARRPYGDTDPPQQMHAHLMSAPPRASSLNPVIPPTLDGVIARGLAKDPVQRYQSAGEFARNARAALEAGKPPTKLLAHQDIPQTRIETRIAPMYPHPGFAQPVPAGAPIPQPNPQRGRQRTHPVTPHLPHNQTVMPRAGAVAPQVNAPQVNAPQPPGHQSTGHQPPAPQPTVLPPTAHQTHVLQPNALQPNAYQSNQYPAAPSRRQWYLRRQPARPTATPWPVRPPAPAPRRRKSRTRRFLIAIILILLSPFLLLAGCAVLVLLADGDGGGSPAPSPASVNETDTVTPEIRPTKPPPLQIPGGDPKTDPGPVLRIPGLEDDPAPSTPPTKVPPGRG from the coding sequence ATGGGGGAGGAGCGGTTCGGGAGATATCGGCTGGAGCGGTTGCTCGGCAAGGGTGGGATGGGCCAGGTCTGGCTGGCCTACGACACCGTCGTCGAGCGCAGGGTCGCGCTCAAGCTGTTGCCCGCCGAACTCGCCACCGACGCGAAGTATCGCAAGCGCTTCGAGCGCGAGGCCGAAGTCATTGCGGCGCTGCGCGATCCGCATGTGGTGCCGATCCACACGCACGGTGAGATCGATGGACGGCTGTTCATCGACATGGAATTCATCGAGGGCATCGATCTGGGCGTGCGGTTGCAGACCGATGGGCCGATCCCGCCCGCGGTCTCCGTCTCTGTAATCGAGCAGGTCGCGTCCGCGCTGGACGCCGCGCACCGGGTCGGCCTGGTGCACCGCGATGTGAAGCCGTCCAATATCGTGCTGCGCGCCGACGGGGCGGCCTATCTGATCGACTTCGGGCTGGCCCACAGTCGCGGCCAGACCGCGCTCACCGCAACCGGTTTCGCCATGGGCACCTGGGCCTATATGGCACCGGAACGCTACACCGGCAACACCGATGGCCGGTCCGACGTGTACTCGCTGGCCTGTGTGCTCTATGAATGTCTCACCGCGCGACGCCCTTACGGCGACACCGACCCGCCCCAGCAGATGCACGCCCACCTGATGTCCGCACCGCCTCGCGCCAGCTCGCTGAACCCGGTCATTCCGCCGACATTGGACGGCGTCATCGCGCGGGGCCTGGCGAAGGATCCGGTGCAGCGCTATCAGTCGGCGGGTGAGTTCGCGCGCAATGCCCGCGCGGCGCTGGAGGCCGGTAAACCGCCGACGAAACTGCTTGCACACCAGGATATTCCGCAGACCAGGATCGAAACCCGCATCGCGCCGATGTATCCGCATCCCGGATTCGCGCAGCCGGTTCCGGCGGGAGCGCCGATCCCGCAGCCGAATCCGCAGCGCGGACGGCAGCGCACCCATCCGGTGACACCGCACCTCCCGCACAACCAGACGGTCATGCCGCGCGCGGGAGCCGTTGCGCCCCAAGTCAATGCGCCCCAAGTCAATGCGCCGCAGCCGCCTGGGCATCAGTCGACTGGGCACCAGCCGCCTGCGCCTCAGCCGACTGTGCTCCCGCCGACGGCGCATCAGACGCATGTGCTCCAGCCCAATGCGCTCCAGCCGAACGCATACCAGTCCAATCAGTACCCCGCCGCGCCATCGCGCCGCCAATGGTACCTGCGTCGCCAGCCCGCCCGCCCCACCGCCACACCGTGGCCCGTCCGGCCACCCGCGCCCGCGCCGCGTAGACGGAAGAGCCGCACCAGACGCTTCCTCATCGCGATCATCCTGATCCTGCTCTCCCCGTTCCTGCTTCTCGCGGGTTGCGCGGTACTCGTGCTACTGGCCGACGGTGACGGTGGCGGCAGCCCGGCGCCCTCCCCGGCCAGCGTCAACGAAACCGATACGGTGACACCGGAAATCCGGCCGACCAAACCCCCGCCGCTACAGATCCCCGGCGGCGATCCGAAAACCGATCCGGGCCCGGTGTTGCGGATACCGGGACTGGAGGACGACCCCGCGCCATCGACGCCGCCGACGAAGGTTCCGCCAGGACGAGGTTGA
- a CDS encoding patatin-like phospholipase family protein, whose translation MRYEDRAEDSGDAADRRTVTELIRARHASGSRADGQRLVLVIEGGGSRGVYSSGMVQAIEELGLAGVFDAVYGTSAGAINGAWLLCGRATPGMRSWTDPEIMRRAIDPIRLLRGKPAFDLRYLVHQVYDGIEPMDFPAILANPTTFHPIATDVRTGLAVDLHRYIVDKRTLMIALRASAGLPILAGPPVTLGDSQYFDGGLSETVPIRTAVRAGATHALVLRTRRTDEKRPPAPRLHRVVGGGYMRMIAPGAYRAWLERPQQQSVEDNFLAGLGDAAFQIHPPAGSPSVDSASRNTALLSEALEIGRQAVHSALASAVRAA comes from the coding sequence TTGCGGTATGAGGATCGGGCGGAAGATAGCGGGGATGCCGCCGATCGGCGCACGGTCACCGAACTGATCCGCGCTCGTCACGCCAGTGGGAGCCGCGCCGACGGACAGCGGCTGGTGCTCGTCATCGAGGGCGGCGGCAGTCGCGGCGTGTACTCCAGCGGCATGGTGCAGGCCATCGAGGAACTGGGTTTGGCAGGCGTTTTCGACGCCGTCTACGGGACGTCGGCGGGCGCCATCAACGGGGCCTGGCTGCTGTGCGGGCGCGCGACGCCCGGCATGCGCTCGTGGACTGATCCGGAGATCATGCGCCGCGCCATCGACCCGATCCGCCTGCTGCGCGGCAAACCCGCCTTCGACCTGCGCTACCTGGTGCATCAGGTGTACGACGGGATCGAGCCGATGGACTTCCCCGCGATCCTGGCCAACCCGACCACCTTTCACCCCATCGCCACCGATGTGCGCACCGGGCTCGCGGTGGATCTGCACCGCTACATCGTCGACAAGCGGACGCTGATGATCGCGCTGCGCGCCTCCGCGGGCCTGCCCATTCTCGCCGGGCCGCCCGTCACGCTCGGCGACTCCCAATACTTCGACGGCGGCCTCTCCGAAACGGTGCCCATCCGCACCGCCGTCCGCGCGGGCGCGACACACGCACTGGTGCTGCGGACCCGTCGCACCGACGAAAAGCGCCCGCCCGCACCGCGTCTGCACCGCGTAGTCGGCGGCGGCTACATGCGGATGATCGCCCCCGGCGCCTACCGCGCCTGGCTGGAACGCCCGCAACAGCAGTCCGTCGAGGACAATTTCCTCGCCGGGCTCGGTGACGCGGCATTCCAGATCCACCCGCCTGCCGGCTCACCCAGTGTGGACAGCGCGAGCCGGAATACCGCGCTGCTGTCCGAGGCGCTCGAAATCGGGCGTCAGGCAGTGCATTCCGCGCTGGCAAGCGCGGTGCGTGCGGCCTAG